AATTTATACTAAAACACAATTGGCTTGTGGCTTTTTTTACCATTTAAATTTAGTGGTACTTATAAAATTGATTGAATTAAAAATAACAAAGGGTAACTTTGTGCTACCCTTTGCCGACCAAACCAACTTGAACAAACTAATTTACTTATTTAAAATTTACTTTTAATTATTCTAAATTTACACCCCTTTAACGTACACCGCTCCAAGTGGATAATAGAAGGACCCTTTTTTATCTAAAAAATTGAAATAGAACTATCTCTAATTCATCATTAAAAAAAAGGAGCTGCAAATGCAGCTCCCCCCTCAAACCACCTATCAAACTTTTGCTTTAAAATCTTTAACTAACACCTCAATTAATCAACAACAACTAAAATTGGCTATGCTAATCTGGGGAATATTCTAAATACAATTACTTTTTGGTGGCACCTTCATAGTTAACGGTTAGTGTTTACGCGAAAGTGATTTTATTACTACTTTATCTGCTATACATATATTAGAAATCACAGCTATTGTTATTAGGAAATATGTTGATGTAATAGCTAAAAAAAATATTGTGACCATTGTTACATAACTTGTTTCAATAAGTAAGACACAAGATTTTCTGGTTGGTCACATTTTGAATAAAAAAAAACTGCAAAAAGCAGTTTTTTTTATTTCTATTCGTGAAACAGACTATTTTCTAGTAATCCAATTACCATACTGGTCTATGTAAACTGTTCTTCTTGTTCCACTTTTTAAAACCATTATTAATTTGAATTCGCCTTTATCATTTTTAAAAACACCCCCAAGTTTAGATGTCGGGTATTGCTTTAAAATTTCTTCTATAACCGGCGGAGTTAATTCACTCGATTTTATCTTTACGTATTCGTCAGCTGTTTCAATAATAACTTTTGTTTTAACTATATCTGAACTAGTTTTTGCTGTTGCGTTAAACATCATTCCAAAAGTTAAGAATACCAATATTGCGTAATTTTTCATGCCTAAGAATTTAATCGTTAATAACTCTCTAATCTGAAATATTTACGAAGTAATCTTACATATGGACTACACAGTAGACAAATTTTAGAATTTAATTTTCATAAAATGTTAGTACATAAAATTAATTGGTTATGATTTATTCTCTATAATTACATTATAAAACACTTTAAAACAATTAATTACGCAGTATACACATATATTAAAAATGGTAAAGTTAAAAACAAAAAAAGTGCATAAAAACTACGCACTTTTTTACATTATATTTATTTTTTAAGAAGCCTGATGCGATTCTTTTAAAAGATCTACCACACTTTTTACCGGATTAAACGTAACCAATGGCACTTCTACAAAAATTGTATTCCAGAATGCCATAGCACCGTTCCATAAACCCGGGAGTTCAAGTGCCTTTAATTCTTTACCGTCTTTTGTTTTACCGGTAATAAAACCTTGTTTCTCATCCACAAATTTTAAAAGGTCATATTTTTGACCTTTATAATTACGAACGGCACAAACTAAGTCAACCGGATTAAAATGAGTTGAATTCTTAAGAATATCTGCTTGTTGTTTATTATCCATATCTATTTGGGCAGACTCTATAATCTGTAATGAAACCTCACCCTTACCATTAGTAACCCAAAACGGACCACCCCCAGGCTCACCTTCATTTTTTACCATACCGCAAATACGAATAGGTCTATTGATTTTATCTTTTAGGATGTTTAGTTTATCAGCATTTGATTTTGAATCGAAGTCATCTGAGAACCGAACATTTAAGTTGGTAAACAAAAATTTCTTGATTTCTTCTATTTGATTATCTCCAACATTTCCTTTATCCAGCATCCTTGCATATTCAAAAGCTTTTTCTTGCTCTTTTAAAAGTACTCCTGCCAAAACTTTTTTACTATCTGCAACGGCTTTTGCATCTTTCATTACTGCAACGTTATCAATATTTTTAATAAAGATTACATCTGCATCTTGCTCGTTTAAATTCTGAATTAATGCACCATGACCACCTGGCCTAAATAATACAGATCCATCTTCATTTCTAAACGGATTATTGTCCATATCTACTGCCAAGGTGTCTGTCGATGATTTTTGAAATGAATAATCTACATTATATTTAATTCCTGTATCCTTTGAGACTTTAGGAGCAACTTCTTTAAATTCGGTTTCGAACATTTCTTTATGTTGCTCAGAAACTGTAAAATGTAATGTTGCCTGTCCGTTAGACCCTGCATACAATGCCCCTTCTTTTAAATGCTCTTCAAAAGCAGTTGCTGCCGAAGATTCATACTTATGAAACGGCAACAAACCCTTTGGATAAAAACCGTAGTTTAGCGCATTTTCGCCTAATAACTCCGTGATAAATCTAAAAACTTTCTCTCCCTGTGAATTAGAAGTAATTCGTATTCTATCCATAACCTTTTGGTAAAAAGGAAAACGCTCTAAACCTTCAGAAAACTGCTTAATATCTTTATCATTGGTTCTTTTCAAATACTCATCTAGGGATTCCTCATTAGGGTCATATACATCCAGAAAATTAAATAATGCTTTGAACATTCTAGAAGCTGCACCAGAAGCAGGTACAAATTTTAAAATATCAAGTCCTTTAATTTTATTATCATAAAATGCTATTAGCTCTATTTCTTCTGTATCAGAAAATTTAAGAATACCATTACCTATAACGGCTGCATTCTTAAGATTTACAAAGGGTATACCTTCTTTAAATGTGTTGATATGACTCAACATACTTTCTTTAGAAATTCCTTTTTTCTGTAATTGCTTTTGGTCGTTGTCAGTTAGTTTTATCATTTATTTAATATCTGATCTATGTGGTTAATGGCCTTTTCTAATCGTTGTTTTTTATTCCCCTTTAAGATAATAAAATTTTTGCCGTACTTCTCTAAAGTGTCCTTAAAATAATTGAACATTTCTTCTCTTTCATTTGGCTTATCCCTTAAATCATCGGCCTCCCAAGGAATATCTATATAAGTCAACAAATAGAGGTCATAGGTATTTTCTAAAGCATACTTTTCTAATACAGGATCACAATTACCAATGTAATATGCCTCTGAATATACTTTTGTTTCTAACAAATCAGTATCACATATAAGAATATCCGTGGCTTTTTTAGTCAACTCATTCTCTAAACGCATTTGCCCTTCTGCAATAGGCAACAAATCATGTGGTTCACAAGTTTTACGTTCATTGTTCCATTTATCTTGCAAATAATTTCTTGCATACTCAGGTACCCAAACGGTATGGTAATGCCTTGCCAATTGTTCTGATAAGGTTGTCTTCCCAGTCGATTCTGGGCCAAAAAGAACCACTTTTATGACATTTGAAGGTTCTTGTCTATATTTTTCTTCCATGCATTATAGCCGTAAATGGCCAATATTGTGAAAATTAGATATTGAAAACTAGTAAACGTAAATCCTTTATAAAAGTATAACGGCACTGAAATTATATCTCCTATGATCCAATATATCCAATTTTCTACTTTTCTTTTAGCCATTAACCACATACCTACAAAAAATACGGCTGTTGTTATAGTATCAACATAAGCTGTCCAACTATTCCACTTGTCAAAAACTTGATACACCGTAAACACGAAAATAATCGTACCTATAAAAATGAAAACTGAGGTGATATTTTCTTTTTTGGTTACCCGAGAAATTGGGGTATAATGTTCTGCATCCACCTTTCTTGTCCAAATATACCACCCGTATAAACTCATTATAAAGTAATATATATTAATTAACATATCACCTATTAAGCCCCATTTAAGTAGTAGATATACAAAAATTGATGTACTAACCATCCCAGTAGGGTACACTAAAATATTATTCTGCTTAGAGAACCACACAGATAATAATCCAAAAATTACAGCTACAATTTCAAGCGTAATATCTAAAGTATTATAATCAGCATATTGGCCAAAGAGATAATCAAAAATGGGGTTCATAGTCGCTTCTATCAGATTTAACTATTTTCATGAATAGGAGTCCGCGGTCCATAAGCTCAAATGCTATTTTAATTTCTTTATTCAAAACCGCCATCACATCATCATAAGAACCATAAAGTTGTGTGCTCAACGGATTTTCAAGAACCGTTAAACCACATTCACGTAATTTTTTTATGAAATTAATTATGTGCTCTTCAAAATCGTCCTGCAATGGCGAAAAGGTTAATTCTACTGATATATTCATTTAAAGTGTGCTTGTTTTTTATTAATTCAATTCTTTATCTCTAGTAGCATAGACACAGGTGAATGCTTCAAACTCCAGAAATTTAATCTTATAGTGAGACAAATTTCCTTTGAATGTAATTTGTGCCGTGGTCTTTTGCGCATCAAACAAAAAATCTTTAACATTTATATGCTCTAAAAAGCTTAGTCCTTTATGTCCGTAAATTTTATAAAGTGATTCTTTTGCGCCCCACACAATGGTCAACTTCCTTACTACTGCAGCAGTATTTGCCAACGTTTTATATTCCTCGAAAGGAGTGAATTTATGTGCTATTCTTAGAATTTTATCGCGTTGCATTTCAATATCAATACCCACATGTTCTGTTGTACTAATGATGATTCCAGTGAAATTATGCGAATGGGTGATAGAGATAAAATTGCCGTCTTTTAAATGAGGCTTTCCGTTCTCATCATAAATTAAATCAGCATCTTCATATCCATATTCTGCCAACAAATGCCTGATGCTTAAAAATGCCTTCCTGTGAAGTTCAGATTTCATCCCATTAAACCTAGTTTGGCAGTGTGAAGTCAGCTTTACCTTTTCCCACAACTTTTCTTCGGTCTCTTCAACCTTCCATATGGCAAGGGAGGTTTCTTCATTTACTGTTATAGTTTTGTAAAGCGGCATGGGTTTCTTAGTGTTATTCGTACCTTTGCACGAATTAAAAATTGCTGTACACAGATTAACGAAAGTATAAAATAATAAAGATATGAGCACGAAAACTATTCCGTATGTGCCTTATAAGGTTAAGGATATTTCCCTTGCTGATTGGGGAAGAAAAGAAATTGAATTAGCAGAAGCTGAAATGCCAGGTTTAATGGCACTAAGAGAAGAGTACAAAAATGAGCAGCCTTTAAAAGGTGCTCGTATTGCTGGTTGCTTACACATGACCATACAAACTGCTGTTCTAATTGAAACATTAACAGCGTTAGGAGCAGAAGTTACTTGGAGTTCTTGCAATATATTTTCTACTCAAGACCAAGCAGCGGCAGCAATTGCAGCAACAGGAGTTCCTGTATATGCTTGGAAAGGAATGAACGAAGAAGAGTTTGATTGGTGTATTGAACAAACCTTATTTTTTGGTGAAGACAGAAAACCTTTAAACATGATATTGGATGATGGTGGTGATTTAACCAATATGGTGCTGGATAAATACCCAGAAATGGCAGGAGAAATTAGAGGCCTTTCTGAAGAAACTACGACAGGTGTTCACCGTTTATACGAGCGTGTAAAAAAAGGAACTTTACCTATGCCAGCTATAAACGTTAATGATTCGGTTACTAAATCTAAATTCGATAACAAATATGGATGCCGCGAAAGTGCTGTAGATGCTATACGTAGAGCTACAGATACCATGCTTGCAGGTAAGCGCGTAGTTGTTGCTGGTTACGGTGATGTTGGCAAAGGTACCGCTGCCTCTTTTAAAGGCGCTGGTTCTATTGTTACTGTTACTGAAATTGACCCTATTTGTGCTTTACAGGCGTGTATGGACGGTTTTG
The genomic region above belongs to Maribacter hydrothermalis and contains:
- a CDS encoding DUF4301 family protein — encoded protein: MIKLTDNDQKQLQKKGISKESMLSHINTFKEGIPFVNLKNAAVIGNGILKFSDTEEIELIAFYDNKIKGLDILKFVPASGAASRMFKALFNFLDVYDPNEESLDEYLKRTNDKDIKQFSEGLERFPFYQKVMDRIRITSNSQGEKVFRFITELLGENALNYGFYPKGLLPFHKYESSAATAFEEHLKEGALYAGSNGQATLHFTVSEQHKEMFETEFKEVAPKVSKDTGIKYNVDYSFQKSSTDTLAVDMDNNPFRNEDGSVLFRPGGHGALIQNLNEQDADVIFIKNIDNVAVMKDAKAVADSKKVLAGVLLKEQEKAFEYARMLDKGNVGDNQIEEIKKFLFTNLNVRFSDDFDSKSNADKLNILKDKINRPIRICGMVKNEGEPGGGPFWVTNGKGEVSLQIIESAQIDMDNKQQADILKNSTHFNPVDLVCAVRNYKGQKYDLLKFVDEKQGFITGKTKDGKELKALELPGLWNGAMAFWNTIFVEVPLVTFNPVKSVVDLLKESHQAS
- a CDS encoding AAA family ATPase, translating into MEEKYRQEPSNVIKVVLFGPESTGKTTLSEQLARHYHTVWVPEYARNYLQDKWNNERKTCEPHDLLPIAEGQMRLENELTKKATDILICDTDLLETKVYSEAYYIGNCDPVLEKYALENTYDLYLLTYIDIPWEADDLRDKPNEREEMFNYFKDTLEKYGKNFIILKGNKKQRLEKAINHIDQILNK
- the pnuC gene encoding nicotinamide riboside transporter PnuC produces the protein MNPIFDYLFGQYADYNTLDITLEIVAVIFGLLSVWFSKQNNILVYPTGMVSTSIFVYLLLKWGLIGDMLINIYYFIMSLYGWYIWTRKVDAEHYTPISRVTKKENITSVFIFIGTIIFVFTVYQVFDKWNSWTAYVDTITTAVFFVGMWLMAKRKVENWIYWIIGDIISVPLYFYKGFTFTSFQYLIFTILAIYGYNAWKKNIDKNLQMS
- a CDS encoding thiamine-binding protein, with product MNISVELTFSPLQDDFEEHIINFIKKLRECGLTVLENPLSTQLYGSYDDVMAVLNKEIKIAFELMDRGLLFMKIVKSDRSDYEPHF
- a CDS encoding 4'-phosphopantetheinyl transferase family protein, with the translated sequence MPLYKTITVNEETSLAIWKVEETEEKLWEKVKLTSHCQTRFNGMKSELHRKAFLSIRHLLAEYGYEDADLIYDENGKPHLKDGNFISITHSHNFTGIIISTTEHVGIDIEMQRDKILRIAHKFTPFEEYKTLANTAAVVRKLTIVWGAKESLYKIYGHKGLSFLEHINVKDFLFDAQKTTAQITFKGNLSHYKIKFLEFEAFTCVYATRDKELN
- the ahcY gene encoding adenosylhomocysteinase, which gives rise to MSTKTIPYVPYKVKDISLADWGRKEIELAEAEMPGLMALREEYKNEQPLKGARIAGCLHMTIQTAVLIETLTALGAEVTWSSCNIFSTQDQAAAAIAATGVPVYAWKGMNEEEFDWCIEQTLFFGEDRKPLNMILDDGGDLTNMVLDKYPEMAGEIRGLSEETTTGVHRLYERVKKGTLPMPAINVNDSVTKSKFDNKYGCRESAVDAIRRATDTMLAGKRVVVAGYGDVGKGTAASFKGAGSIVTVTEIDPICALQACMDGFEVKKLETVIGNADIVITTTGNKDIIRAEHFEALKDKAIVCNIGHFDNEIDMAWLNKNHGKSKVEIKPQVDKYTIKDKDLIILAEGRLVNLGCATGHPSFVMSNSFTNQTLAQIELWKNSKNYENDVYMLPKHLDEKVAKLHLSRLGAELTELKQDQAEYIGVTVEGPYKPEYYRY